In Anopheles arabiensis isolate DONGOLA chromosome 2, AaraD3, whole genome shotgun sequence, the genomic window AGATGTCAGTCTACTGCAATCAAATCATCGAGGTCAGCATGTTCCTACATTCCGAGAGCCCAACATGGTCATAATACTGTGGGGAACCCAACAGCAAACATTTGACAACTTCTACACCAGCCAGTTGATAGTGAACATACCGCCCGAATGTCCCACCATTGTCCTGTTCGAGCTTGATGAAACTGGGACTGATCAGCCAAGGAAAATTGCAGATTATTTCCGAAAGAGATTGGTGTTCTACTTCGTATTGATCTCATTCAATAAGGACGCCGTGTTCTGCTTTCGTTATCAACCGTTACGCATCACGAGTCACTCCGGTCTCCCCACGCTCGATCAACTGTTCTTCGACCGGCTACAGACGATTCAGTTCAAAACGTTAGTGGCCGGATACGTTAAGGATTACTACACATCCATTTACTGTGAAAAGCTGCCTGGCGAGGACATTAGgttgtttcttctgtttgctGAAACGCAACAACTTACATTTCATTTACAGCAGCTTCGATGCAACAGCAATGAATCTATGGCCCAGTGTGTATCGCGTTATAATCCGATACATTTGATACTAAATAGATTTTTTATGGCGCAGTACGACAAATTCGCCGTAAGTGGTGTAGCCATGGAACAGTTCGCTATTGCCACACCGAAGGGACGCTTGCTTACTGTGTGGGAAATTATGCTCAAACCTTTTGAGCATTCTGCCTGGGGTATGATACTGGGCATGCTTGTAACCTACCAGATAATCCATCAACTGAAGCCGACACTTTTCTCCAACAATCTGCTAGCTTTGGCACTCTTTGGTTTTGATAAGCGTCAGCTAGTGCTTTCCAAAAGCTTCGAGAAAATAACCGCCTGTGCATTGATCGTGCTATTTTTTCAACTCAAGTGTGCGTACGAGGCAAAGCTTGTATCGTACATCACCGAAGCGCCACGTGTCCCAGACGCCAAGTCGGTTGAAGACTTGCGCGAACGCAACATCACCGTACATTACAGAAACTTCAATATTACGTTAGTGCATAAACTGAACGGTATGGTCCAGTTCTACGGCAAAAATCAATTCGAATTCGATGGAATAACGATTGTGGAAAATCGTGCTGCTCTGATTACGGAAAAGCTGTTTGCCGATAACATGGACGGCTACGGCATGCAATACACACTACTGAGCGAGAATGTGTACGAGGCTATTCCGTTTTATGTATTTGGAGCTAAGTCACTGCTGGTAAGGCGCTTTCATAACTTTCAACAGCGCGTCTTCGAGGCCGGTATGCAGCAGCGCTGGCGTCGGGAGTATTACAATTGCTTTCTCTGGTACATCATTCGAGATCGACTTAAGTACACACATCATTCCGAACGTACATACGATGGATCATCTATTATCATCAGCTACAACCATCTCAAGCCACTGATGCTGTTTTTCTTCGTTCAATGGGCCTTAGAGGTAATGGTTTTGGGATCGAAATATTGGTTGGAATACTTGAACGATCGCAATAGATTGGTGTCATATAAAGTGTGTGGATAAAATTCTTCAATCGTTACTGcacttttgttttaaatattatacATTAAATCTCATGAACAGGTCAGCTTTAGCTGTTTTGGTGTGTTATTCCCCGATCGTCATCATGCCATGATCGTCGTAGCCTTGTAAATGTACACTTTTGTGCCCTTTTACTGCTAAGAATAGAAACCATGGGATTGTAAGCGATGTTATCACAAGTCTGTGGATAAAGTACGCAGggatgaaaatgtattcaaattaTCTAGAACCTAATTGTGCTGTACTTCAAGGCCAAACCAATCTACGAACATCTAGTCTAAATCAATATCGCTTACTCGTTTACTTGATTCTCAAAAATATTGTTACTTCTAAGCTTTCTGATGTCTGATAAAACGCTTCCTAAGAcatgcaataaataaaaacgagcTGATGATATGACTGAGACATAAAGCACAACTGTTTCCAGTCAAGAACGGATGAATATTCGGGGAAAAAAGAAGCTGAAAAAATATCCGAAATAATTCAATCTAAAAGTTTCATTGAACATTGAATGTTAATCTACCTCGGCAATACCTCGTGTAATTCATGCAGAACCGGATCTTGCATTGGGTTAACCAATTTGTTGTTACGCCTGGTAACATACTTTTTATGTTGGTAGCTTTACAGCCTTTCTGCTTCTTTCCTAGAAAGGACCGCATATaggagtgtccgaaatcgCTCACAGTCTCACGCCTTCGTcagccagtccgttatcccggccttaatggcggacgcctccacgccatcttgccaccttaGTTTGGggctaccacgcctcctctgtccttgtggacggcctaaaagactttacgggctgggtcgccCGTTTCCATacgtacaacataaccagtccaccggagcctggcgtgcttgatacgctgcacgacagtgaggtcgccgtacatctcgtatagctcgtcattatagcggctcctcctttgtccttccacacagaCGGGGCCAAgcatccttctgagcatcttcctctcgaacatGGCTCAGAGGGTTTcatcagatttggacagtgtccatgtctcagaggcgtatgtgagtaccggtactatataggtactatatagtcccaaaATGAACTGATTTTTGAACTGACtgaggctgtagaatgaccggttagcagccagcatccttgcgcgcaactctgcttccatgctattgtcgttgctgacctttgacccaagataggtgaattatGGGACGACTtaaaaagtgcgttcacctttCTGTACGTCACGCTTACTGCTCGATTCcgtggtaggcttctgctacatagaaTAGGTatcaggcaagcccgtccacCCGGGCGCAAGCCCTTGGTGGAGACCCATCTATTAATACCTCCGTCAACttaaccaaaaacaaaatagacaAAAGGTTTCAGTTCTGGAAAGTTAGGAGATCAAATGTGGTAAATTTCCTCGTGGTGGTTTAGCATTTGGCAGCCGCGTGGTAAAGTATCGTGTACTACTGCCACATAACAGACCTACCATTGACCACTTTTGTATTCTATGGCTTTACTACAGTTTGCTGAAGCTTTCAGTTTGAGCTAGCTGCATTGAGTTTGAGACCCtaatcgtaaaaaaaacgcactttATTCGCACgcattttgcagcacttttCCTGCCGATTGGCCAGGCAAGCGCCGATACGAGCACATTCCGATCGCTTGTGTATATATGTGAGATCAATCgctaataataaaacaaaaccgtaAGTATCAAATTTATCGTGCACACCGTGTATCTATACCAAAGCTAAAATGACTTTTTTTCAGCTATTGGTTCAATAAACTATTTGagaatgtaaaaaaagcacTTATCACGCTTGCAATGAATTATCACCAATCCCACGCGGTGAAGTAAAGACATGTTGTATAAAAATTGCTCGAAACCATGCGGTATAATTGATTCGACCGTCACACCACCGATTATTCCTATCGAGTTTCCTATCGTGCCGCTGCCAAATGTCACGCAAAGTGGGGGTTCCC contains:
- the LOC120898072 gene encoding uncharacterized protein LOC120898072; this encodes MVIILWGTQQQTFDNFYTSQLIVNIPPECPTIVLFELDETGTDQPRKIADYFRKRLVFYFVLISFNKDAVFCFRYQPLRITSHSGLPTLDQLFFDRLQTIQFKTLVAGYVKDYYTSIYCEKLPGEDIRLFLLFAETQQLTFHLQQLRCNSNESMAQCVSRYNPIHLILNRFFMAQYDKFAVSGVAMEQFAIATPKGRLLTVWEIMLKPFEHSAWGMILGMLVTYQIIHQLKPTLFSNNLLALALFGFDKRQLVLSKSFEKITACALIVLFFQLKCAYEAKLVSYITEAPRVPDAKSVEDLRERNITVHYRNFNITLVHKLNGMVQFYGKNQFEFDGITIVENRAALITEKLFADNMDGYGMQYTLLSENVYEAIPFYVFGAKSLLVRRFHNFQQRVFEAGMQQRWRREYYNCFLWYIIRDRLKYTHHSERTYDGSSIIISYNHLKPLMLFFFVQWALEVMVLGSKYWLEYLNDRNRLVSYKVCG